The DNA sequence AAAGAAGAAAAAGCTTTAACACTTGTTGATGAAACCAAAAAAGAGCTTAAGGGGTATGATTTAAACATGGTTGGCATGGCTAATGAAGATGCAGCAAAAGAAGGCGATATTTTAATTCTTACTGTACCTTTAACAGCACAAAAACCAACTCTTGGAGGCATTAAAGAATTTTGCACAGACAAAATCATTTTAGATGCTACTGTACCATTAGAAACTGCAATTGGTGGAAAACCTTACAGATTCATTGATTTAATGGAAGGATCAGCTGCCGAAAGAACGGAAAAAATACTTGAAGGAACTGGTGCAAAAGTAATCAGTGCATTCTGCAATATAAGTAATTCTCATTTAGCGAATATCCCTAATGAAATAAATTGTGATTGTTTGATTGCAGGAAATGATGATGAAGCTAAAAATATTGCTGCAGAACTTATAAATAAACTTCCTGGTGTTCAGACTATTGATTGTGGGATTTTAGAAAAATCAAGGGTTATTGAAAAAATAACTCCTCTTTTAATTGGTTTAAATATTAAATATAAATCCCATTATGGAGGTCTCAGAATTACAGGTATCCCGCAATTTGAACAAAAATAATATTTTTTGTATCTTAATTTAAATTAAAATTATATGTAATATCTATAATTTTATTTTTTTATGTGAGATTATTTGAAGGTGATTTTTTGATATTTGTTTTAGCTAAGGCAATTCCTAATGATGATGAAGCTGCGAAAAAAATTATTCAGTTTTCGGAAGATTTAATTGATAATTCAAGAAAAGAAAAAGGAAATATAGAATATAAT is a window from the Methanobrevibacter millerae genome containing:
- the npdG gene encoding NADPH-dependent F420 reductase; translation: MKVAVIGGTGPQGLGIAKRFAIEGVKVIVGSRKEEKALTLVDETKKELKGYDLNMVGMANEDAAKEGDILILTVPLTAQKPTLGGIKEFCTDKIILDATVPLETAIGGKPYRFIDLMEGSAAERTEKILEGTGAKVISAFCNISNSHLANIPNEINCDCLIAGNDDEAKNIAAELINKLPGVQTIDCGILEKSRVIEKITPLLIGLNIKYKSHYGGLRITGIPQFEQK